The sequence ACGCGGCATCACGATCACGTCCGCTGCGACCACCACCTTCTGGAAGGGTCGCGACGGCAAGACGCGCCGCTTCAATATCATCGACACCCCCGGTCACGTGGACTTCACCATCGAAGTGGAGCGCTCGTTGCGCGTTCTCGACGGTGCCATCGCGCTGCTCGACGCCAACGCCGGCGTTGAGCCGCAGACGGAAACCGTCTGGCGCCAGGCTGAGAAGTACAATGTTCCGCGCATGATCTTCTGCAACAAGATGGATAAGACCGGTGCGGACTTCTACCGCTCGGTCGAGATGATCAAGACCCGCCTCGGCGCGACCGCCGTCGTCATGCAGCTGCCGATCGGCGCTGAAAGTGACTTCAAGGGTGTTGTCGACCTGATCGAGATGAATGCCCTCGTGTGGCGCGACGAGTCGCTTGGCGCCCAGTGGGACGTTGTCGAAATCCCGGACGACCTGAAGGAAAAGGCTGAAGAATACCGCGAAAAGCTGATCGAGACGGTTGTCGAGATCGACGAGGCGGCAATGGAAGCCTACCTCGAAGGCACCTATCCGGACAACGACAAGATCCGTGAACTGGTTCGTCGCGGTACCATCGACGTCAAGTTCCATCCGATGTTCTGTGGCACGGCTTTCAAGAACAAGGGCGTTCAGCCGCTGCTCGACGCCGTTGTCGATTACCTGCCGTCCCCCGTCGATATTCCGGCGATCAAGGGCATCGACGTCAAGACAGAAGGTGAAATCACCCGTAAGGCTGACGACAACGAACCGCTCTCGATGCTGGCGTTCAAGATCATGAACGACCCCTTCGTCGGGTCGCTGACCTTCGCACGCATCTATTCCGGCAAGCTCGAAAAGGGCACGTCGGTCATGAACACGGTCAAGGAGAAGCGTGAGCGCGTCGGCCGCATGCTGCAGATGCATTCCAACTCGCGTGAAGACATCGAAGAAGCCTTCGCTGGCGATATCGTTGCTCTGGCTGGCCTCAAGGAAACCACCACCGGCGATACGCTCTGCGATCCGCTGAAGCCGGTTATCCTCGAGCGCATGGAGTTCCCGGAGCCGGTTATCCAGATCGCGATCGAGCCGAAGACCAAGGGCGACCAGGAAAAGATGGGCCTCGCGCTCAACCGTCTGGCTGCAGAAGACCCGTCCTTCCGCGTCAAGACCGACGAAGAATCCGGCCAGACGATCATCGCCGGCATGGGCGAACTTCACCTTGACATCATCGTCGACCGTATGCGTCGCGAGTTCAAGGTCGAAGCTTCGGTCGGTGCTCCGCAGGTTGCCTACCGCGAAACCATTACGCGTCAGCACGAAGAAGACTACACGCACAAGAAGCAGTCCGGTGGTACCGGTCAGTTCGCACGCGTCAAGATTGTCTTCGAGCCGAACCCGGAAGGTGAGGATTTCGTATTCGAATCGAAGATTGTTGGCGGTGCTGTTCCGAAGGAATACATCCCCGGCGTTCAGAAGGGTATCGAAAGCGTTCTGTCCTCGGGCCCGCTCGCCGGCTTCCCGATGCTCGGCGTCAAGGCGACGCTGATCGACGGCGCATTCCACGATGTCGACTCGTCGGTCCTGGCCTTCGAAATCGCTTCCCGTGCATGCTTCCGTGAAGCCGCAAAGAAGGCGGGCGCCCAGCTCCTCGAGCCGATCATGAAGGTCGAGGTCGTGACGCCGGAAGACTACGTCGGTGACGTGATCGGTGACCTGAACTCCCGCCGTGGCCAGATCCAGGGCCAGGAATCGCGCGGCGTTGCCGTGGTGATCAATGCCCACGTGCCGCTCGCGAACATGTTCAAGTACGTGGATAACCTGCGCTCGATGTCGCAGGGCCGCGCTCAGTACACAATGCTGTTCGATCACTACGCGCCGGTTCCGTCGAACGTCGCGCAGGAAATCCAGGCGAAGTATTCCGGTCAGAAGTGACCGGAATAGCCTCGCGCTGAAAACAGAATGAAAAGATTTCCCCTGTAGGGGACAGGAAACGGAGAGCCGGAAATGGCAAAGAGCAAATTTGAGCGCAACAAGCCGCACGTTAACATTGGCACGATTGGCCACGTTGACCATGGCAAGACGTCGCTGACGGCAGCGATCACGAAATACTTCGGCGAGTTCAAGGCGTATGACCAGATCGACGCTGCGCCGGAAGAAAAGGCCCGCGGCATCACGATTTCGACGGCGCACGTCGAATACGAGACGCCGAACCGCCACTATGCGCATGTCGACTGCCCCGGCCACGCCGACTACGTCAAGAACATGATCACCGGTGCGGCGCAGATGGATGGCGCGATCCTGGTGGTTTCGGCCGCCGACGGCCCGATGCCGCAGACCCGCGAGCACATTCTGCTGGCCCGTCAGGTCGGCGTTCCGGCGATCGTGGTGTTCCTGAACAAGGTCGACCAGGTGGACGATGCCGAACTGCTCGAACTCGTCGAGCTGGAAGTGCGCGAACTTCTGTCGTCCTATGAATTCCCGGGCGACGACATTCCGATCGTCAAGGGTTCGGCGCTGGCGGCGCTTGAAGACTCGGACAAGAAGATCGGCGAAGACGCGATCCGCGAGCTGATGGCGGCGGTTGACGCCTATATCCCGACGCCGGAGCGTCCGATCGACCAGCCGTTCCTGATGCCGATCGAAGACGTGTTCTCGATCTCTGGCCGTGGCACGGTGGTGACCGGTCGCGTCGAGCGCGGCATCATCAAGGTCGGCGAGGAAGTCGAGATCGTCGGCATCCGTCCGACGACGAAGACGACCTGCACCGGCGTTGAAATGTTCCGCAAGCTGCTCGACCAGGGCCAGGCCGGCGACAACATCGGGGCGCTGCTGCGCGGTGTCGACCGCAACGGCGTCGAGCGCGGCCAGATTCTCTGCAAGCCGGGCTCGGTCAAGCCGCACAAGAAGTTCAAGGCCGAAGCCTATATCCTGACGAAGGAAGAGGGCGGCCGTCATACGCCGTTCTTCACCAACTACCGTCCGCAGTTCTACTTCCGCACGACCGACGTGACGGGCATCGTGACGCTGCCGGAAGGCACGGAAATGGTGATGCCGGGCGACAACGTGACGGTTGACGTCGAGCTGATCGTGCCGATCGCGATGGAAGAAAAGCTGCGCTTCGCCATCCGCGAAGGCGGCCGCACCGTCGGCGCCGGCATCGTCGCCTCCATCGTCGAGTAACAAGAGAACGGCTCGGCCGTTTCGGCAGGGACATGGTCGCCCATGTCCCTGCGATTTTTGAAAGAAGCGGCTAAGCGAAACGAATTCAGAAGTTCAAGTGTGTGCTCTCGAAAGCACATTGGAAACACGAGCAAGGACAAGTCGAATGAACGGCCAGAATATCCGCATCCGCCTCAAGGCGTTTGATCACCGGATCCTCGATGCCTCCACGCGCGAAATCGTGTCGACGGCCAAGCGCACCGGTGCGAGTGTGCGCGGGCCCGTGCCGCTTCCGACCCGGATTGAAAAATTCACGGTCAACCGGTCGCCGCACGTCGATAAGAAGAGCCGCGAACAGTTCGAGATGCGCACGCACAAGCGTCTTCTCGATATCGTTGATCCGACCCCGCAGACGGTTGATGCGCTGATGAAGCTCGATCTGGCCGCCGGTGTCGATGTCGAGATCAAGCTTTAAGGTCCGGCGCAAGCCGAAATAAAAAGGAAGGTACGTGGAGTTTCTCCAACGGCTTCCAGGAACAGGAAACCGGAAGGCGCGAAAGTGCCGGACGGGAACCCTAAACAAGAGGCGTGAACCGATGCGTTCAGGTGTGATTGCACAGAAGGTGGGAATGACCCGCGTCTATAACGACGCTGGCGAGCATATCCCGGTAACAGTATTGCGGCTGGAAAACTGCCAGGTAGTGGCCCACCGCACGGAAGAGAAGAACGGTTATACCGCAGTTCAGCTGGGTGCCGGCCGTTCGAAGGTCAAGAATACGCCGAAGGCGATGCGCGGCCATTTCGCCGCTGCAAGCGTCGAGCCGAAGGCAAAGGTCGTCGAGTTCCGCGTGAGCGCTGATAACCTGATCGACGTCGGTTCTGAGCTGACGGCCAGCCACTTTGTTGCGGGCCAGCTGGTTGACGTGACCGGCACGACGATCGGTAAGGGCTTTGCCGGCGCCATCAAGCGCCACAATTTCGGCGGTCTGCGCGCCACGCACGGCGTTTCCGTATCGCACCGCTCGCACGGTTCGACCGGTTCCAACCAGGACCCGGGCCGTGTTTGGAAGGGCAAGCGCATGGCTGGTCACATGGGTCAGACGCGCGTCACCACTCAGAACCTGGAAGTCGTGTCGACTGACGAAGACCGTGGCCTGATCTTGGTCAAGGGTGCAGTCCCTGGCTCCAAGGGCTCCTGGATCGTCGTCCGTGACGCAATCAAGTCGGGCACCCCGGAAGGCGCTCCGCGCCCGGCCGCCGTGCGCGCCGAAGCATCGAAGTAAGGGAGCCGAATAATGGATCTCACCGTCAAAACCCTCGAGGGCAAGGACGCGGGAAAGGTTTCCCTTTCTGACGCCATTTTCGGCCTCGAACCCCGTGAAGACATCATCGCCCGCGTCATTCGCTGGCAGCTCGCCAAGAAGCAGCAGGGCACCCACAAGGCCAAGGGCCGCGCCGAAGTCTCGCGCACCGGCGCCAAGATGTACAAGCAGAAGGGTACGGGCCGCGCCCGCCACCACTCCGCTCGTGCTCCGCAGTTCCGCGGCGGCGGTAAGGCTCATGGTCCGGTTGTCCGCAGCCACGCCCATGACCTTCCGAAGAAGGTCCGCGCGCTCGGCCTGCGCCATGCGCTCTCGGCCAAGCTAAAGGCTGAAGAGATCATCGTCATCGACGACCTCGTCGCCAACGAAGCAAAGACGAAGGCTCTCGCCGGCGTATTCGCGTCGCTCGGCCTCACCAACGCTCTGATCATCGGCGGCGCCGAGATCGAGAGCAACTTCAAGCTCGCAGCCCAGAACATCCCGAACGTGGACGTTCTGCCGGTTCAGGGCATCAATGTTTACGACATTCTGCGCCGTGGCAAGCTCGTGCTTTCCAAGGCTGCCGTGGAAGCTCTGGAGGAGCGGTTCAAATGACGGATCTTCGCCACTACGACGTGATCGTGTCTCCCTCGATCACCGAAAAGTCGACGCTGGTTTCCGAACAGAACCAGGTCGTCTTCAATGTCGCCAAGGGCGCCTCGAAGCCTGAGATCAAGGCTGCTGTCGAAGCCCTGTTCGGCGTCAAGGTTACGGCCGTGAACACGCTCGTCCGCAAGGGTAAGCTGAAGCGTTTCCGCGGTTTTGCCGGAAAACAGAAGGACGTGAAGAAGGCGATTATCACGCTCGCCGAAGGTCAGTCCATCGACGTCTCCACCGGTCTCTAACGGATAGGCCCATTAGGGTAAAAACCCAAAAGGGAACAAGAAAATGGCATTGAAAAGTTTCAATCCGACGACCCCGAGCCAGCGTCAGCTGGTCATCGTAGACCGGGCCGGCCTCTATAAGGGCAAGCCGGTCAAGGCGTTGACCGAGGGCCTGTCCTCCAAGGGCGGTCGCAACAACCTGGGCCGCATCACCGTCCGCTTCCAGGGCGGCGGTCACAAGCGGTCCTACCGTCTGGTCGACTTCAAGCGTCGCAAGTTCGACGTTGAAGGCACTGTCGAGCGTCTGGAATACGACCCGAACCGCACCGCGTTCATCGCTCTCGTCAACTATGCCGACGGCGAACAGGCTTATATCCTGGCGCCGCAGCGTCTAGCCGCCGGTGACAAGGTCATCGCTTCGGACAAGGCTGTCGACGTAAAGCCCGGCAATTCGATGCCGCTGCAGTTCATTCCGGTCGGCTCCATCATCCACAATGTGGAGATGAAGCCGGGCAAGGGCGGGCAGATCGCTCGCTCCGCCGGAACCTATGCGCAGCTCGTCGGCCGCGACCAGGGCATGGCAATCCTTCGCCTGAATTCGGGCGAGCAGCGCCTCGTGCACGGCTCTTGCCTTGCATCGATCGGTGCTGTATCGAACCCCGATCACGGCAACATCAATGACGGTAAGGCTGGTCGTTCGCGTTGGCGCGGCAAGCGTCCGCACGTACGCGGCGTCGTCATGAACCCGGTTGACCATCCGCACGGCGGTGGTGAAGGCCGTACCTCCGGTGGCCGCCACCCGGTAACCCCGTGGGGCAAGCCGACGAAGGGCAAGCGCACGCGCTCCAACAAGTCGACCGACAAGTTCATCATGCGCTCGCGTCACCAGCGCAAGAAGTAAGAGAGGAAGTCTCAAGTGGCTCGTTCAGTATGGAAAGGTCCGTTTGTTGACGGCTATCTTCTCAACAAGGCTGAGAAGGTTCGCGACGGCGGTCGTAACGAAGTGATCAAGATGTGGAGCCGTCGCTCCACGATCCTTCCGCAGTTCGTTGGTCTGACCTTCGGCGTCTACAACGGCAACAAGCATGTTCCCGTCTCCGTGTCCGAAGAAATGGTCGGTCACAAGTTCGGCGAATTCGCTCCGACCCGGACCTATTATGGTCATGGCGCGGACAAGAAAGCGAAGAGGAAGTAACAATGGGCAAGGCAAAAGCCGAACGCCGGCTGAAGGACAATGAGGCGCAGGCCATTGCGCGCACGATCCGCGTCAGCCCCCAGAAGCTCAACCTCGTTGCCGCGTTGATCCGCGGCAAGAAGGTTGATCGCGCTCTGGCCGAACTCGAGTTCTCGCGTAAGCGCATAGCAGGTACCGTCAGAAAGACGCTTGAATCTGCGATCGCAAACGCTGAGAACAACCACGATCTCGACGTTGATTCGCTCATCGTCGCCGAAGCTTACGTTGGCAAGTCGATCGTGATGAAGCGCTTCCACGCCCGTGGTCGCGGCCGTGCATCGCGCGTCGAAAAGCCGTTTTCGCACTTGACGATCGTCGTTCGTGAAGTGGAAGCCAAAGGGGAGGCCGCATAATGGGCCAGAAGATTAATCCGATCGGTTTCCGTCTCGGCATCAACCGGACCTGGGACAGCCGTTGGTTCGCGGATAACGCGGAATATGGCCAGCTTCTTCACGAAGACCTGAAGATCCGCTCGTACCTGATGGAAGAGCTGAAGGCAGCCGGCATCGCCAAGGTCGTGATCGAACGCCCGCACAAGAAGTGCCGCGTGACGATCCACTCGGCTCGCCCGGGTCTGATCATCGGCAAGAAGGGCGCCGACATCGAAAAGCTCCGCAAGAAGCTTTCCGAGATGACGAACTCCGAAACGCACCTCAACATCGTCGAGGTGCGCAAGCCGGAAGTTGATGCGACGCTCGTTGCCCAGTCGATCGCTCAGCAGCTCGAACGCCGCGTGGCCTTCCGCCGTGCGATGAAGCGCGCTGTTCAGTCGGCCATGCGTCTCGGCGCTGAAGGCATCAAGATCACCTGCGCCGGCCGTCTCGGCGGTGCGGAAATCGCTCGTACCGAATGGTATCGTGAAGGTCGCGTTCCGCTGCACACGCTGCGCGCCGACATTGATTACGGCACGGCGGAAGCTGAGACCGCTTTCGGTATCTGCGGCATCAAGGTTTGGATCTTCAAGGGCGAAATCCTCGAGCACGATCCGATGGCTTCCGAGCGCCGCGCGACCGAGAGTGACAACCAGGGCGGTGGCGGCAGGGACCGTCGTCGTGAAAACGCGTAACATTCGCGCGTGGCAGCCAATATCGGAGAAGTAAAAAAATGTTGCAGCCAAAGCGTACGAAGTATCGCAAGCAGTTCAAGGGCCGCATCAAGGGTGTAGCCAAGGGTGGTTCTGATCTTGCTTTCGGCGAATTCGGCCTGAAGGCTCAGGAGCCGAACCGCGTCAACGCTCGCGAGATCGAGGCGGCCCGCCGCGCGATCACCCGCCACATGAAGCGCGCCGGCCGCGTTTGGATCCGTGTGTTCCCGGACGTTCCGGTCACCGCCAAGCCGACCGAAGTCCGCATGGGTAAGGGCAAGGGTTCGGTTGAATACTGGGCATGCAAGGTCAAGCCCGGCCGTATGATGTTCGAGATCGATGGTGTCAGCGAAGAACTCGCCCGTGAGGCACTTCGTCTTGGCGCTGCCAAGCTCTCTGTCAAGACGCGCTTCGTGCAGCGTATCGCAGAGTAAGGAGTGAAGCTCATGAAAGCCGCAGATGTTCGCGCTCTGAGCGCCGATCAACTCAACGAAGAGCTTGCCAAGCTGAAGAAGGAGCAGTTCAACCTGCGCTTCCAGAAGGCAACCGGCCAGCTCGAAAAGTCTTCGCGTATCAACGAAGTCCGCAAGGACATCGCACGCATCAAAACAATTGCCCGCCAGAAGGCGGCAGAAGCCAAGGCCTAAGGACCAGAAGAAAATGCCGAAACGCATTCTGCAGGGCACCGTCGTCAGCGACAAGAACGACAAAACCGTCGTCGTCAGGGTCGAGCGCCGCTTTGCGCACCCGATTCTCCAGAAGACCGTCCGCCGTTCCAAGAAGTACAAGGCTCACGACGAGAACAACCAGTACAAGGTCGGTGACGTTGTTTCCATTGAGGAATGCGCACCGATCTCGAAGGACAAGCGCTGGACGGTCGTTTCCGCCCAGGCTTGATTTGTGCAGGTTTTGTCGGCGAGACCCTTGCGTCTCGGGCAAATATCTGTATGAAGCACGCAATTAAAGCAGAGGAACGCTCGAGTCCGGGCGTTCTTTTGCTTTGAGATGAGCACAATAAGCCGGGCGAGGGGGTTTCGACCCAACCGGCCTGGTAACAACAAGAAGGCGACCTGACATGATTCAGATGCAAACAAACCTCGACGTGGCGGATAATTCCGGCGCACGTCGTGTCATGTGCATCAAGGTGCTGGGCGGCTCCAAGCGCAAGTATGCGTCGATCGGCGACATCATCGTCGTTTCGATCAAGGAAGCCATTCCGCGCGGCCGCGTGAAGAAGGGTGATGTCATGAAGGCTGTTGTCGTTCGCACCGCGAAGGACATCCGCCGTCCGGATGGCAGCGTCATCCGTTTCGACACCAACGCAGCCGTTCTTATCGATAACAAGAAAGAGCCGATCGGCACCCGTATCTTCGGACCGGTTCCGCGCGAACTCCGCGCCAAGAACCACATGAAGATCATCTCGCTGGCTCCGGAAGTACTCTAAGGGAGCGTTGAGAGATGCAAAAGATTCGTAAAGGCGACAAGGTTGTCGTGCTCACCGGCAAGGACAAGGGCCGCACCGGCGAGGTAATCCAGGTCATGCCGAAGGAAGACCGGGCTGTCGTGCGTGGCGTCAACATGGTGAAGCGTCACCAGCGCCAGACCCAGAGCCAGGAAGCCGGCATTATCAACAAGGAAGCCCCGATCCACCTTTCGAACATCGCGATCGCCGATCCGAAGGACGGCAAGCCGACCCGCATCGGTTTCAAGATCGACGGTGACAAGAAGGTCCGCGTGGCCAAGCGTTCGGGAGAAGTGATCGATGGCTAAGACCGCTTATGAGCCGCGGCTCAAGAAGGAATATGTAGAGCGCATCCGCAAGGCGATGCAGGAGAAGTTCTCCTACGCCAACGAAATGCAGATCCCGCGCCTCGACAAGATCGTTATCAACATGGGTGTTGGCGAAGCGACCGGCGATTCCAAGAAGCCGACCGTTGCTGCCGCCGATCTCGCTGCGATTGCCGGCCAGAAGGCGGTGATCACCCGCGCTCGCAACTCCATCGCTGGCTTCAAGCTCCGCGAAGGCATGCCGATTGGCGCCAAGGTTACCTTGCGCGGCGTTCGGATGTATGAGTTCCTGGATCGTCTGATAAACATCGCTCTTCCGCGTGTTCGAGACTTCCGCGGCCTCAATCCGAAATCCTTCGATGGTCGTGGCAACTTTGCCATGGGCATCAAGGAACACATTGTGTTCCCTGAGATCAACTACGACAAGGTTGATCAGATGTGGGGCATGGACATCATCGTTTGCACGACGGCAACTAACGACGACGAAGCTCGCGCTCTGCTTACAGAGTTCAACTTCCCGTTCCGTCAGTAATCCGTAACGACAAGCGTAAAGAAGGATAACTGTTATGGCGAAAACGAGCGCAGTTGAAAAGAACAAGCGCCGCCGCAAACTGGTTGTCGGGCAAGCCGCCAAGCGTGCTGCCCTGAAGGCAATCATCATGAACCAGTCTTTGCCGATCGAAGAGCGGTTCAAGGCCACCCTCAAGCTGGCAAGCCTGCCACGTGATGGATCGAAGACCCGCATCCGCAATCGTTGCGAAGTTACCGGGCGTCCGCGCGCCTACTATCGTAAACTTCGCATGTCGCGTATTGCGCTTCGCGAACTGGGCAATTTCGGCAAGGTGCCGGGCATTGTCAAGTCGAGCTGGTAAGGAGACGGGCACATGGCAATGACTGATCCCTTGGGCGATATGCTCACCCGTATCCGCAACGGTGCTGCCCGGCGCAAGTCGAGCGTTTCGACGCCGGCTTCGAGGCTGCGCGCACGCGTTCTGGATGTCCTTCAGGCTGAAGGCTACATCCGTGGGTACTCTGAAGTCGAATTCGGCAACGGCAAGTCCGAGCTGAACATCGAACTGAAGTACTACGAAGGCTCGTCCGTGATCCGCGAGATCGCACGCGTCTCTAAGCCGGGCCGCCGAGTTTATGTCTCGGTCAAGTCCATTCCGCAGGTCGCGAACGGCCTCGGCATCACCATCCTTTCGACCCCGAAGGGCGTGATGGCCGATCATCAGGCGCGCGAACAGAATGTTGGTGGCGAGGTTCTTTGCTCGGTCTTCTAAGGCCGGGCACGATCTCCATAGCGAACAGACAGGTATAAAAATGTCTCGTATCGGTAAGAAACCCGTTCAAGTTCCGGCAGGCGTCACGGCTAACGTTGATGGCCAGAAGGTAACGGCGAAGGGTCCGAAGGGCGAATTGTTTTTCGTCGCAAACGACGAAGTCTCGGTGAAGCTTGAAAACAATGCGGTCGTCGTTGAGCCGCTCAATGAGAGCAAGGATGCTCGTTCGAAGTGGGGCATGTCCCGCACGATGATTGAGAACATCTTCAAGGGCGTGAAGGACGGCTACGAGCGCAAGCTCGAAATCAACGGCGTCGGCTACCGCGCCTCCATGCAGGGCAGGAACCTGCAGCTGGCTCTCGGCTTCAGCCACGACGTCGTCTACCAGACGCCGGAAGGCATCTCGATCGCTGTGCCGAAGCCGACGGAAATCGTCGTTTCCGGCATCAACAAGCAGCAGGTCGGCCAGGTTGCCGCGGAGATCCGCGAATACCGTGGCCCCGAGCCCTACAAGGGCAAGGGTGTCAAGTATGCCGAAGAGCGGATTGTCCGCAAAGAAGGCAAGAAGAAGTAAGGATCACGCGAAATGGCTAGCAGGAAAGATACTCTTGTGCGTCGCGCCAGCCGCGTGCGCCGTCAAATCAAGGCGGTCGCCAACGGCCGTCCGCGCCTGTCGGTTCATCGCTCGTCGAAGAACATCTATGCGCAGATCATCGACGATGTTGCCGGCAAGACCCTTGCCTCCGCATCGACCCTCGACACGGATCTGCGGTCTTCGCTGAAGACTGGCGCTGATACCGCAGCCGCTACGGCTGTCGGCAAGCTCCTTGCGGAGCGTGCATCCGAGGCGGGCGTCAAGGACGTTGTCTTTGACCGCGGCGCCTTCATCTACCACGGCCGCATCAAGGCGCTGGCCGAGGCAGCTCGCGAAGGCGGCCTGAACTTCTAAGGTTCATCGCCCGGGCAGCAATGTCCGGGCGAAATTCGGCTTCGCACATCCCTGGCCGCTTCGATTTCCGAGGAAGTGAGGCGGCCTTCGTCAATCTGCCGATTGCACCCGGAAAAGAAAAAGGAAGAGGACAATGGCACAAGAAAGAAGAGGTTCTCGCGAAGATCGCCAGAGCCGTGAAGAGCGCGACAGCGAATTTGTCGACAAGCTCGTCGCAATCAACCGCGTCGCCAAGGTGGTGAAGGGCG is a genomic window of Sinorhizobium numidicum containing:
- the rplE gene encoding 50S ribosomal protein L5, producing the protein MAKTAYEPRLKKEYVERIRKAMQEKFSYANEMQIPRLDKIVINMGVGEATGDSKKPTVAAADLAAIAGQKAVITRARNSIAGFKLREGMPIGAKVTLRGVRMYEFLDRLINIALPRVRDFRGLNPKSFDGRGNFAMGIKEHIVFPEINYDKVDQMWGMDIIVCTTATNDDEARALLTEFNFPFRQ
- the rpsN gene encoding 30S ribosomal protein S14; translated protein: MAKTSAVEKNKRRRKLVVGQAAKRAALKAIIMNQSLPIEERFKATLKLASLPRDGSKTRIRNRCEVTGRPRAYYRKLRMSRIALRELGNFGKVPGIVKSSW
- the rpsH gene encoding 30S ribosomal protein S8; translated protein: MAMTDPLGDMLTRIRNGAARRKSSVSTPASRLRARVLDVLQAEGYIRGYSEVEFGNGKSELNIELKYYEGSSVIREIARVSKPGRRVYVSVKSIPQVANGLGITILSTPKGVMADHQAREQNVGGEVLCSVF
- the rplF gene encoding 50S ribosomal protein L6 is translated as MSRIGKKPVQVPAGVTANVDGQKVTAKGPKGELFFVANDEVSVKLENNAVVVEPLNESKDARSKWGMSRTMIENIFKGVKDGYERKLEINGVGYRASMQGRNLQLALGFSHDVVYQTPEGISIAVPKPTEIVVSGINKQQVGQVAAEIREYRGPEPYKGKGVKYAEERIVRKEGKKK
- the rplR gene encoding 50S ribosomal protein L18, producing MASRKDTLVRRASRVRRQIKAVANGRPRLSVHRSSKNIYAQIIDDVAGKTLASASTLDTDLRSSLKTGADTAAATAVGKLLAERASEAGVKDVVFDRGAFIYHGRIKALAEAAREGGLNF